A window of Theropithecus gelada isolate Dixy chromosome 8, Tgel_1.0, whole genome shotgun sequence genomic DNA:
gttACAGCATGACTTGGAAATTCCATTCCTATGCATGTACccaagagaatgaaaacacaTGTTCGAACAAAAACTTGCACCTAAATGTTCACAGCatcattattaataatagccaaaaagtaaaaggcactcaaatgtccatcaaatgatgaatggataaacaaaacatggtatatatccatacaataaggttccacacaatggaatattatttggctgtaaaaacaaatgaagtctTTATATatgctatgacatggatgaacctcaaaacatTATCTAATTGCAAAAGACCACATATCACatggttctgtttacatgaaatgtccagaaaaggccaatccttagagacagaaaatagattagagaGTACTGGAGCAGAACGAAGGGGGAAATGTGAAGTGATGCTAATGGGCATGGGGTTTTTTTTGCAGTGATAAAAATATTCCGGAATTAGATAGTGGTTTGCACAATTTTGTGAACATCTGTTAAAAGTGActgaaatgtatactttaaaGGGTAAACCTTattgtatgtgaattacatcccattaaagctattaaaaatattacttggAGAAATGAAAGACAACCTAAATAAACAGAGGTATATATCAGGTTGAAATAGTTATCcctaaattgatctatagatgTGATGTTATTTCAACTCTATCCCAGCAATTTTTGTGGAAATTGACCAggttgtacaatttttttttttttttctaaagaggcactgtgttgcccaggctggagtgcagtagctcttCACAGGCACGATCATTGTGTACTGCAACCCTGAACTctgggttcgagtgatcctcctgcctcagcctcctgaatagctggactacaggcaccccccactgcacccagctcaaaTTGTActaaaatgtattaagaaaatgcaaagggCCAAGACTTGCTGGGACaaacgtgaaaaaaaaaaaacaaaaaacaggctggaGGATGTAAATTATCAGGTATTAATACTTAGAAAAGAGTAAACCAGAGTGGACGTATTCTAAAAACTGGAACTTCCTGTGTTACAGCTCTAAGCATAATACCATATACACACTgaaaaaattaactgtagtatCAATGCATTTTCAATTTTTGCAAAAGCCATAAAGAGAAAACAGGTTAAATGAAGGCTTAAAGACAAAGAATCAAGCAATCagaagttataaaaaaaaaaaaaaaaaaaaaaaagctattccaCTTGGGACAAATGGGCAGATGGGAAGAGGTTGtgaacagctttttaaaatgtgaataagatGCTTGAAAACAAACGACCATCCTCTAGTTTAGTTATTCACTAAACCTGTCCATAAAGTTTGGTCTAAAGTGGCTCAAAGGTAACCAAGAAGGGAAAACTTGTCAAAGAGAAATTTAGTGGACAGCTTTTGAGGGGAGTAACTGAGTTTCCTCATCCAAGGGATCACCCAATTGTGGCATGCAGTAAGATTACTTTGCCTCTAATTTTGTTAAAAAgcagaataatattttctttataagacCTTCAAACTAATAAGTAAGATCCcacaacaaattttttaaaagttttctacttctatgagtttttCATTGCTTACTAAATACAAACCTGTTCCTTTTTTAGAAGATCTGCCTTTAGTTACTGTTGGTTTCTTCTTCACAGCTGGTGCCTGAAAAGCAGAATGTTCCCTCCACCTCCGAAGCTGAAAATTAATGAACTTCCACATCATGAATGCTTGAGTAATGCAAATGGATGCCAGAACAGCAATTctaagaaatattaagaaatcaAAAGTTACAGTGTATAAAAAACAATGCCACTGAATACATTCTATCTTCTTTAATAGTATTTAgtaataattttgagaaaattgtATTATCAGTGCATTAATAATTTATCCTAAAAGTTAAACGCTTTAGTACTTCACTTTAGACATGTAAAATAGCAAAAGGtatgaaataaaatcaaatgagtATTTTCCCCAACCTCATATTCATCCTTTTTTTAGATGATTCAACATAGAGAAActgataatatatattatctagctgtataaagtgaaaaaaaagttaaattgatTATACCTAACAGCCAACACATTGAAGTTTCCAGTACTGAAATCCAGCTTCTGATTCTCTGCTCTTGCAAGGCCAAAACCAACAGTCAGTACTGAAAGAATTAAAGTCAGAAgtcttccaaaaacaaaaagaactgccCACAGAGAAAATCTGCAAGAAAAAGACTGTAAGTCAAATTCCTGAAATCTCAAAAACAAGATTCTATTAGAAATTAGATTCCtaagtcaggcgtggtggcagacgcctgtaatcccagctacttggggggctgaggcaggagaatcgcttgaaaccagaaggtggaagttgcagtgagccgagatcgtgcaactgcactccagcctgggcaacaacagcgaaactccctctcaaaataaataaataaaaaaaaagaaactagattcCTATTAAGTAAAGGCATATTAAAATAGCATTTCTTATTCTGCAAAAAAGAATTTTGTGTCAAATATCTGGGAAAGCCTATATACCACACTCAAAGAGATATAACACATACTAGcctatttaaatttctaaaaaaatccagtaaataaatgtttaattttctgtttagcTTATCTCTTTTCTTGTGTAAGAACTATTAATGTTCCTCAGAACTACTAGTATTcagaataattttggaaaatgttggaCAAAACAAGCCAAAAAAGTTGTGTTATAAAGAACAGGATGCCTAATTCTCAATTAAGAGTcccagttttacttttttaaagacaacTTTGCACTAATTACAAGTTATACCTCTCCAATTCTGTTTTCAGTTCAATTTCCCCATCAATATATTTTAGTTATCTATAAGGCTAATTAtctattgtttcattttcttctgagagttCACTTCTCTATCACTCCTCCAAAAGAAAAACGATTCAATAAACAAAGTAGAAGTTATAACAGAAAAGTAAACCCACAAAGTCTTCAAAATTGCAAGATATAATTCAGTATCTCTCTAGCTGAGAAAGGCTCCATTTTAGAGAGTAAAATACAAAGTCTGAatagagaaataatttcattttatttaaagcGGCTACTAATCgcttaaaaagtaatataatgGCCAAAAGCCATGGATCTTGGCAATGTCAGGCAATGACTTTAAATACTTACTACACGAGAAATAGAATGGCTAAACAACTTACCCTTTCTGATACTTTTCATTGCTAAAATAAAACAGGCGGGAAATGTggaaaagaaattcaacaaaataatgTAGCACCAGAAGAACAAGTCCTAGATGATTCAAGCTGTTAAAAGAGCAAATTGAAAATGGGAAGATTAATTACCAATTAAGACAGGTCAGCATACTATCTGCCCAGCCTACTTACACACCCATGAAATATCCCAACTCACTTCAAAAGGTAAGCTCCAGCAATGTGGAAGAGGTAAAGACCAATGTAGACAAGCTGACGAGGAATATCCTCctgtaaaaaatacattatagATTAAAACATGCTAAaacattcctttcctttttttaagaggtggggtcttgctacgttgcccaggctggtctcaaacccttggacTCAAGAGATCTCCCAACTATGGCCTTCCAAAGGGTTAGGAtttcaggtgtgacccactgtgcttGGCTCATTTCTGCTCTTTAAGAGTAAGTGAAAAATGCAGAAGTAGGAGATCTGAAAGCTATTctgccctcaccccaccccaatcTCTCATCCTCAATTAGGTATATAGCAttagcaagtcacttaacctctgcTGGCTTCAGTTATTTCATCCATAAAATGTGAATACTTAGATTTGCTTCAATCAGATAAACTCAAAATCCCCTTTAGAGCTAAGATCTACGGCTCTTGTTTCTAATGAACATGTATTAAATGACACAATATTAACCATAGTTACATGCTGACAATTTGATGTTCCTCTaatattaaaattgttatgtTTATAGTAGTAGAGACACTTTTGTCTACCTAAAACAGCATTCACATTTTCAGCTCATGCTTTAGTCCCTTGTCAGTCAACAcaagtttaacattttttattctcatttatacTACTCCttaattgtatattatttttcctcAATTACTTCGTAAGCCCAAGtacctagattttatttttacttctttttttctcccacagTTATCTAGCTGAGCTGGTTATCTCAGAAacagtatttttagaaaacacaaaTCAAGACCCACTAgtggggccaggtgtgatggttcatgcccgtaatcccagcactctgggaggccgaggtgcgaggatcacttgagaccaggagtttgagatcaacctgggcaatacagcaagaccccgtctctacaaaaactacaattagctgggtgtgatggtcccagctactcaggaggcagacatgggaggagcatcacttgaacacaggagttcgaggtacagtaagctatgatcatgtcactatactccagcttgggtgacagagcaagattctgtctcttaaaaaaagaccTACTAGTGGATCATGAAATCAATTTTGGGGTCACACCAGcatcttttaaaacatgaaataaaatagaaaatgtgaccAGGTACCGTGACTCACActtctcatcccagcactttgggaggctgagacaggaggattgtttgaagctgggagtttgagtctagcctgggcaacatagagagaccccacctctacaattttttttttttttaaattagccaggcatggtggcatgtgcctgtagtcctagctacttggggagctgaggcagaaagattgcttgagcccaggagttcaaggatgcagtgagttaGGACTGCAtgactgcgctccagcctgggtggcagagcgagaccctgtctcaaaaaaaaaaaaaaagaaagaaaaagcaaatgctaGAGTATATAGCACATTGTATTATGAAAATTCTATTccacattttacacacacacacacatacacacacacacaaaatgaattaTGATGTAAAAAGTTTTCATCTTTGGTTGCagtaaaaatgtttacaaaacacTGACAGTGATAAGCTCAACAGGCCAGCCTACTGACTGATGAAACACCTATACCTcatttctaatttcctttgttttcttcgtatatatatttacaaggaTTGTATTAGTCTAGTGAGTACTATTCATGTTCTACAGTTACTAATTAGAACGACGGAAATGCTGGGTTGCTGCTGGCAGGCTGAACCGTGTTCTTCTGCAGCCTCACTAAACTTATCTCTTGCATTTAGCATAGTTAGGTTCAGGTCCATTGGTCCTCcatttctctgtgtttcagtATAGACAGCGACTTCACCAAATCTTCTGAGGAggagagattttttaaagtctaCTTTTGAATTGGAAAACTCTTCTCTAGTAAGAATGGCGCAAAGATCAAGCGTTAGGTAGAACATAAGACAGTCTGAATATTACTATTTACAGTACTGTATTTTGGGACTCTTAGCAAAATTGATACCAAGTTTACTGTCATTCTTCCAACTGAAGAGAGACGTATCTCTGAAAGTAGACAGTCTTAAGATCCTCTCTACATAATTTGTAAATTTCCAATGAAATATTTCAGCTtacaaaaggaaggagaaagggtgTTGAGATAACACGCAACCACAAGGGAACCTCTTCTCTCCCATtataataatttcagaaaagCTCACTTGTAGTATTATCAATGCAATTTGACGTACAATGCATGTAGAAGTGCCACTATATATATGCCACTGTTTCCCAGTGTGGTGTGTACATTGGTACTGAACAAAATGATTGTACACAgtacacaatgaaatacttttatttaactgtaactaaaattttaaataaagtattttacgccgagcatggtggatcatgccggTAATaacagccctttgggaggctgatgaaggtggattgcttgagcccaggagttcaaaaaccagccttggcaacatggcgaaaccccatctctaaaaaaatacaaaaattagccaagcatggtggttcgtgcctgtacttccagccactcgggaggctgaagtagtaggattgcttaagcctggcaggttgaggctgcagctgcagtgagctgtgactgtggccactgcactccagcatgggtgacggagcaagaccttgtctcaaaacaaaacaaaaacccaaaatattttgttatttaatataccttaataattaaaatgtcaaaagtatGAATTAGTAGTATGTGAATATGGCAAAGCAGGAAGGTAGCCACATAAATGACTAGGTATGAGAAATATTGCCACATTCTTTCATGTGTGTTACTCAATGCTCCAAatttcagaggagaaaacagaccAAGAAAACCCTTAAAACTTATGAGGggagctttttagtttttaactgtTGATTAAACTCATTTCATGGCATAAAAACTTGAGTAAggcaatgttaaaaaaaaaaaaaaaaactaatttgctGGAAAAACCATAATGCAATGTAACTACttaggaggatttttttttttaataatttaaaagaaatccaactaagtttttaaaattgacactGGTCAATTAGCAGAGAACCTAAGCTGCCTACTCCTTTCTTCTCTGATGAGACTAAAAACACTATTACAaattacaaacaaacaaagtttCAAAAAGCCATTCCATTTCTGaccttttatctttaaatttcaaCCCAATTAGATGAAGCACAGTTGTGCTTGACATTAGCTAAGGACAAATCCATAGAGTTTCTTTCCTAAGTTCAGGTTCAACTTTGTATCTTAGCACTgtaccttctttttaaaaaatagaaacatggtctcaccatgttacttaggctggagtgcagtggctgttcacaggtgaATTTATGGtgcactgtagcctccaactccagggctcaagtgatccagctatttcaacctcctgagtaactgggactacaggcacccaccactgtgcccaggagCCTTACCTTTCTGATAGCCAACCGAGTCAGTAATAATAGAGGGTAAAATGCCATCACTAGGTTCCATCTTCACAACCATCAAATGCCTatgcaaaagttttaaaaatagtatctaTTGCTTTCAAAAAGATAGGATTATCAAGAAACCTTTTTCTAAGTAATGGTCCATTCAGCTTTGCACCAACTGACCAGTGTCTCTAAAACAGTGTTTGTACACTCAAAGCCTaccacagaaaaagtaaaaatgagtaAGAGAATGGGTAGTTAAATACTTGTGTCACTTACTAGCCGAGGGACCTTAGGCAAGCTAATTAATCTCTCTGTATAATGGggataacaacaacaataataccaaaaaaaaaaaaaaaaaaaaaaaagagatgagtaGAATACCTCAAGGGGTGGTAGGAATTGTGGCTAACTTAACACAATTCCCAAATTGTGTTCCCAAATGATTACAAAAAATACATGGAAGTAGGGGTAGTGTACcgttagttttattttattttttagagacgagtctcattacattgcccaggctggtctcaaactcctggaatcaagccatccccttgcctcagcctccccagtagccaggactacaggtgtgtgccaccatgtctggcttaccatgatttttaaaatgagaaattttatctAGAAAATGGCTACTTTTTAGCATCCCTGTGGTAGGCCAGCCTCCTGCAATGTCCTCTATTTCCTCTGGGGTTACAGCCCTGATGGCACAGTGTTCACATGTCTGAGGCCAACAACAAAGCCTTGCCTAGCACCAGCAGCATGGTCTCTGGATGTACACATTTACATGGGttctggggaaagggagagaacaGCGAAGGCTGGGAGAAATCATAGCAAATTCTAAAATCGTAAATAACTTCAAGTGCCATTTTCAGTTGTTATTCcaatatctttttattaaaaaatataacatactttaaaaaatctatttttaaaaaaaacacatttcttgaCTACActatactgaaaaataaacaaagctgaATATCACATATATGCCCCAAATATAAGGCAAAGATTTCCCCCCAAACCTCAGATGGTACACCTTGTAATTAAATCTTTACAAAGCTCTTGCATTATAGAGCTCTGTATTAATTATCTTGAACAAATGTTTGTGTAAGACACATACAGCTGAAAACTTCaatcaatgtcatttttaaaggtttataAGGTCTAATAAAGGAACCAGTGAGACAGAAGATGATGTTATGATGTGGAAAAAATGTCATCAGATTAAAAAAAGTGGTTCTAGTGATGATGAATGACAGATACTAACATCAAAGTTGCATATGAAAAGTGTAATGTAACTTTCATGAAGTAGGAAGGGGGAAAATACTATTTCTAATACTTTATACGATATGCAATTATATGTACAAATAATTATACGTAtgtataattaaactaaaattgaATATTAGAAACATTTGGCTATTTCATGACTTCCCTAAAAGCTCATATATTCAAGATgtctaagaaatattttgaatcttCTCATCGGCAAAAGGGATAACTGTTTATATACACAGTATACATAATTTAAGTTTCTCCTTGAAAGAAACTAAGTTTTTTGTGACTAACACACCTCTTGAACTGCTACTAACAGCgttcctttctttcctatttgtCTGTACGATTGGTTCAAAACAATCACTGTACTAGTTTCTTCCAGTAAAGAgttccaaaaataattttcatagagTAAATTTTAAGAAACTGTTTAACACATATGCAGCTGCTACTTTCAAATTATGTTAATTACTTGAAACAGTTACTTTCAACTGTCATATGCAGGTGTTAAAAATAGTTTCAGTTAAGTTCTAAGTTATGCAAATTATTCCATAAAAATTAGATTGCATTTCTGGAGAAGTGCCATCTGGCAGGAACTGATAAGAAAAGAGTTTCAGGAACTAAAATGAACAATTACTTTGAAATGTCCCTCCTAACTTACCATAGTCAGTGAACAAGATATAGACATGGATTAATAATGAAATCCAGAGGTATCTGTTCCTAAGTATACAAATACCTGAAGAAGGCTTTACATATCTGAGCCATGCTACTAAGACATCAAGAAACTATGATACTCTCAGTAGCGCTGTCCAACGGAACTTTCTGCAATCATGGAAATGTTCCGTGTCTCCTCTGTTCAAAATGGTACATACTAGCCACAGTAGCTaataagcacttgaaatgtggctagtgggGACAAAAAGGtcagtttcacttttctttttttaagttcacGTAGATGTGACTAGTAGTTACCATTCTGGACAGTACAGCTCCACAATACCTACGATTCACATTAGGAGCTTACTAAACATGGAAGGGCTACTGGAATCTGGGTCTAACAATTTTATCTGAAGACAGTTCTAAGTGAAGCGTTTAAAAATGGAAGATCTTCATCCTATTCCTTATGATCAATATAGCTGGAGAAACAATCTACTTTATAAAAGAAATCAGCATAAAAAGAACTTAAGTGCCATAGCATATGGCCTCTAATTTGGTGCTGTTTTCTAATCCTAGCAGACAACACAAATGACAATGACGACAGATACACAGAACACAGACAAGAAACAGTAGCAAATCAAGTGCCTAGTCCATGAATTAACTATTTGTAGCACACATAAAAATAGTGTTTTATGGCTTTTGAGTAGGCAAAGATAAACTAGTCACCAGACTGGCTGTCACACTTTTACTCCAGAAGATTTGTCAAaggggatttaaaaaaacaaaaaaacattttaaatgcgggaaaatgtaaacatatatacaaCAGACAGAAAAGATTCTGACACACCCATAACTCAATCATTATTAATAAACGACCAAACTTGTTTCATCTGTATCCCTCTTTACTTTCCTTCACCTggtattattttgaagtaaaatccCACAAAGGATTTCATatatgagaattaaaaaaaaaaaaaaccaaaaaaaacctcccagaaaaaagggaaatgaaagtaCTTGATTAATTTATCCGAGGGAAGAGGTATTCCAGGAAAAAGAAGtgatgtgctgggattacaaaactAGAGACTATCAGTGTGCACGAAGCATAAGGAGCGAGCAGAGGAAGAGGTCCCCGGAAGACAGTGGCGATGGGAGAAACTCTCAGGGCACAGTTGAAAAGCATTACTCTAGTTTAAAATAATAGGGAGCCAATACTGGCTTCAGAGGAGACAGGgtaaagaaaatgacttttgtGATAGCATGGAAACCTGACTTCAGAAGCACTGAGGGTAAAACTAGGAAGGAGGATTTTGCAGTGCTCCAGCAGTTTACGTATTtgttcaaataaaacaaacaaatatcctTCCCACATGCTAAAAAGGGAATGCTCTACCCATTTCAGGAGAAGCTttgctggtaaatatttaaatatat
This region includes:
- the TRAM1 gene encoding translocating chain-associated membrane protein 1 isoform X3; amino-acid sequence: MLVAIIIHAVIQEYMLDKINRRMHFSKTKHSKFNESGQLSAFYLFACVWGTFILISENYISDPTILWRAYPHNLMTFQMKFFYISQLAYWLHAFPELYFQKTKKEDIPRQLVYIGLYLFHIAGAYLLNLNHLGLVLLVLHYFVEFLFHISRLFYFSNEKYQKGFSLWAVLFVFGRLLTLILSVLTVGFGLARAENQKLDFSTGNFNVLAVRIAVLASICITQAFMMWKFINFQLRRWREHSAFQAPAVKKKPTVTKGRSSKKGTENGVNGTLTSNVADSPRNRKEKSS